The following proteins come from a genomic window of Heyndrickxia acidicola:
- a CDS encoding LacI family DNA-binding transcriptional regulator, with protein sequence MVRIADVAKMANVSTATVSRVISNAGTVKKETADKVLEAIDKLNYKPNMLARQLRRLETKTVLVVIPDITNTFFSNVLRGIESVATAYGYQVLLGDAQNIVERERSYLDNLGQRKADGVILLTARTDQKVLGELSEQYPVVLACEYYEGSNLPTVSIDNISSARKATEYLISLNHKKIAHISGPLKVVVGRDRLKGFYQAMAHHGLSVDSLLVQEGDFSYESGFNLMKKLLMLDEHPTAVFAANDEMAMGAIKAAKSKGIRVPDDLSVMGFDDIKFASIFEPALTTIAQPTFEMGKKAMELLLKLINNEEIEKDQFMLADKLIVRDSCRERSN encoded by the coding sequence ATGGTAAGAATTGCAGATGTGGCAAAAATGGCCAATGTATCCACCGCCACCGTCTCCCGGGTGATAAGCAATGCAGGGACGGTGAAAAAAGAGACAGCCGATAAAGTTTTGGAAGCCATAGACAAATTAAATTATAAACCCAATATGCTGGCAAGACAATTAAGGAGATTAGAAACCAAAACGGTTCTTGTGGTTATTCCTGACATAACGAATACATTTTTTTCAAATGTCCTCCGTGGAATTGAGTCTGTGGCAACTGCATACGGATACCAGGTGCTTCTTGGTGATGCTCAAAACATTGTTGAACGTGAGAGAAGTTATTTAGATAATTTAGGCCAGAGAAAAGCGGACGGTGTTATACTATTAACCGCCAGGACTGACCAAAAAGTGTTAGGGGAATTATCTGAACAGTACCCTGTTGTACTGGCATGTGAATACTATGAGGGTTCCAATCTGCCTACTGTTTCGATTGACAACATCAGTAGTGCCAGAAAGGCAACTGAATATTTAATTAGCTTAAACCATAAGAAAATAGCACATATTTCAGGACCCCTGAAAGTGGTGGTGGGCAGGGACCGTTTAAAAGGATTTTATCAAGCTATGGCTCATCATGGCCTCTCTGTTGATTCCCTTTTGGTTCAGGAAGGTGATTTTTCATATGAAAGCGGTTTTAATTTAATGAAGAAACTTTTGATGTTGGATGAACACCCTACTGCTGTTTTTGCTGCTAATGATGAAATGGCAATGGGGGCTATTAAAGCAGCTAAATCAAAAGGTATTAGAGTTCCAGATGATCTTTCCGTTATGGGATTTGATGATATTAAATTTGCCTCCATTTTTGAACCAGCCCTTACTACAATTGCTCAACCAACGTTCGAAATGGGGAAAAAGGCAATGGAACTGCTTTTAAAATTGATCAATAATGAAGAAATAGAAAAAGATCAATTTATGCTTGCCGATAAACTTATTGTCCGTGATTCATGCAGAGAACGGAGCAATTAA